In Cupriavidus basilensis, the following proteins share a genomic window:
- a CDS encoding TonB-dependent siderophore receptor yields the protein MAVAAAPVAAQSAGTTVAAVELPVVTVSGANESGFKADTASSIKTPAALLDTPRSITIIPQEVIQSTGSTSLSDVLRTVPGISFGAGEGGNPVGDRPFIRGYDAQASTFLDGFRDIGSQSRELFNVESVEVTKGPAGAYDGRGSAGGSINIVSKAPKLTSFAEGNIGVGNADYKRATVDGNWKFADHAAFRLNAMYHDAGVAGRDTTHQNRWGFAPSVAFGLGTGTRLTLSYYHMQSDDIPDTGIPYNNPTFNRRTDGRPRLSVAGDGSPVNVPRNTYYGLSDRDFRKDKADMGTIRFEHDFSPALKFRNQTRIARTSQDYIWTQPDDSQGNLYYGMIWRRTNTRVATANTIANQTDLSGEFATGTIKHKYAFGVEFAQEKSENDSYSVATGSNRCPSGPGAAGGYNCTTLYNPNPNDPWAGAISRVNNPTNSKTNTSSVYAFDSIELNKQWLLNAGVRFDRYSTEFQAARAANGTRAEYSRDDNLFNYQLGVVYKPVDNASFYVSYGTSSTPAGSFLAQGSDGNALAPDRAGNRGDQLAPEKNRAFEIGTKWDVLRKRLALTAAIFRVETTNARITQQDGTAVMGGDKRVDGVELGFSGNVTDKWAVFGGYTHLKSELRKNGGTGVAFGATDGQSFPNTPADSFSVWSTYQIIPNLTVGGGAYYVSKVWGSEATNKWVPSYWRFDAMASYRINKNVTVQLNVFNLADKVYYNQAYASHYASIAPGRSGVLSLNVRY from the coding sequence ATGGCGGTCGCGGCCGCGCCGGTGGCTGCCCAATCCGCCGGCACGACCGTTGCTGCCGTGGAATTGCCGGTGGTAACCGTCAGTGGCGCCAACGAAAGCGGCTTCAAGGCGGACACCGCATCGTCGATCAAGACACCCGCCGCCCTGCTCGATACGCCCAGGTCGATCACCATCATTCCGCAGGAAGTGATCCAGAGCACCGGCTCGACCAGCCTGAGCGATGTGCTTCGCACGGTACCCGGCATCTCCTTTGGTGCCGGCGAAGGCGGCAACCCGGTTGGCGACCGGCCCTTTATCCGTGGCTACGATGCGCAGGCCAGCACCTTCCTGGATGGCTTCCGCGACATCGGCTCGCAAAGCCGCGAGCTGTTCAACGTCGAATCCGTCGAGGTCACCAAGGGCCCGGCCGGCGCCTACGACGGCCGCGGCTCGGCCGGCGGCAGCATCAATATCGTCAGCAAGGCGCCCAAGCTGACCAGCTTCGCCGAAGGCAACATCGGCGTCGGCAATGCGGACTACAAGCGCGCCACGGTCGACGGCAACTGGAAGTTCGCAGACCACGCGGCTTTCCGCCTGAACGCCATGTATCACGATGCCGGCGTCGCCGGGCGCGATACCACGCACCAGAATCGCTGGGGCTTTGCGCCCTCCGTGGCCTTCGGCCTGGGTACCGGCACGCGCCTGACGCTGTCCTACTACCACATGCAGTCGGACGATATCCCCGACACCGGCATCCCGTACAACAACCCCACCTTCAATCGCCGCACCGATGGCCGCCCGCGCCTGAGCGTCGCCGGCGACGGCTCGCCGGTGAACGTGCCGCGCAACACCTATTACGGCTTGTCCGATCGCGACTTCCGCAAGGACAAGGCCGACATGGGCACCATCCGCTTCGAGCACGATTTCAGCCCCGCGCTCAAGTTCCGCAACCAGACCCGTATTGCCAGGACCAGCCAGGACTACATCTGGACCCAGCCGGACGACAGCCAGGGCAATCTGTACTACGGCATGATCTGGCGCCGCACCAATACGCGTGTGGCCACCGCCAACACCATTGCCAACCAGACCGACCTGTCGGGCGAGTTCGCCACCGGCACGATCAAGCACAAGTACGCTTTCGGCGTGGAGTTCGCGCAAGAGAAGAGCGAGAACGACAGCTACAGCGTGGCGACCGGCAGCAACCGCTGCCCGAGCGGCCCGGGCGCTGCCGGCGGCTACAACTGCACCACGCTGTACAACCCGAACCCCAACGACCCATGGGCGGGCGCCATCAGCCGTGTGAACAACCCCACCAACTCGAAGACCAACACCAGTTCGGTCTACGCCTTCGACTCGATCGAGCTGAACAAGCAGTGGCTGCTCAATGCCGGCGTGCGCTTTGACCGCTACAGCACCGAGTTCCAGGCCGCCCGCGCCGCCAACGGCACCCGCGCCGAGTACTCGCGTGACGACAACCTGTTCAACTACCAGTTGGGCGTGGTCTACAAGCCAGTGGACAACGCCAGTTTCTACGTCTCCTACGGCACCTCGTCGACCCCGGCCGGCTCCTTCCTGGCGCAGGGCAGTGACGGCAACGCACTGGCGCCGGACCGCGCCGGCAACCGCGGCGACCAGCTCGCGCCGGAAAAGAACCGCGCCTTCGAGATCGGCACCAAGTGGGACGTGCTGCGCAAGCGCCTCGCCTTGACGGCCGCGATCTTCCGCGTGGAAACCACCAATGCGCGCATCACGCAGCAGGACGGCACCGCGGTGATGGGCGGCGACAAGCGGGTGGATGGCGTGGAACTCGGCTTCTCCGGCAACGTGACCGACAAGTGGGCCGTGTTCGGCGGCTATACGCACCTGAAGAGCGAGCTGCGCAAGAACGGCGGTACCGGCGTTGCTTTCGGCGCCACCGATGGCCAGTCCTTCCCCAACACGCCGGCGGACAGCTTCAGCGTGTGGAGCACGTATCAGATCATCCCCAATCTCACAGTGGGTGGCGGTGCGTACTACGTGTCCAAGGTGTGGGGCAGCGAAGCCACCAACAAGTGGGTGCCGTCCTACTGGCGCTTTGATGCGATGGCCTCGTATCGCATCAACAAGAACGTGACGGTGCAGCTCAATGTGTTCAACCTGGCCGACAAGGTCTATTACAACCAGGCCTACGCCAGCCACTACGCATCGATCGCTCCGGGACGCTCCGGCGTCCTGAGCCTCAACGTGCGCTATTGA